Proteins found in one Flavobacterium channae genomic segment:
- a CDS encoding DUF2306 domain-containing protein, translating into MWLKYSKYFLWLAYAYFSYLLFLITLQYIPYHTDVAFLRIKQDVIVLNHYKVAFFTHVYTSIFLMVFGAIQFSKYIQKNYIKLHRVSGRLYVAILLLLSGPSGLIMSYYANGGLVAQISFLLLSSFWMLFTFLSFYFILKRQVVKHQKFAIRSFALTLSAISLRLFKYLLVLFFEPFPMDAYRIAAWSGWTFNLLIAKLIIYYKFSRISK; encoded by the coding sequence ATGTGGCTTAAATATTCTAAATATTTTTTGTGGTTGGCTTATGCTTACTTTTCATATTTACTGTTTTTAATTACACTTCAGTATATTCCTTATCATACGGATGTGGCTTTTTTAAGAATTAAACAAGATGTGATAGTTCTCAATCACTATAAAGTTGCCTTTTTTACGCATGTGTATACGAGTATTTTTTTAATGGTTTTTGGAGCAATTCAGTTTTCAAAATACATTCAAAAGAACTATATAAAATTGCATAGAGTTTCTGGAAGGTTGTATGTTGCTATTCTTTTGTTACTATCGGGACCAAGTGGCTTAATAATGTCGTATTATGCAAACGGAGGTTTGGTTGCACAAATTTCATTTTTATTATTGTCTAGTTTTTGGATGTTGTTTACATTTTTGTCTTTTTATTTTATACTTAAAAGGCAAGTTGTAAAACATCAAAAATTTGCAATCAGAAGTTTTGCATTAACACTTTCTGCAATTTCATTACGCTTGTTTAAGTATTTGTTGGTTTTATTTTTCGAACCTTTTCCGATGGATGCTTATCGAATAGCAGCTTGGTCAGGTTGGACTTTTAATCTGTTAATTGCAAAATTAATTATTTACTATAAATTTTCAAGAATTAGTAAATAA
- a CDS encoding O-methyltransferase has translation MQHIIKAYIKFLLHSKNEHGVHSPFVFDLVTKCFYNTSDYPEYKVLKNYRKSLLNNKNTIEVTDFGAGSRVFKSNTREIAKIAQTAGITPKNAELLFRIVRYFQPKSVLEIGTSLGLATSALSLGTEKAKIITLEGCPNTQKQAQVQLQSQSFGTNSSFQNIEFVNTEFSSYFKTLHLSPITHHLIYFDGNHSKKATLDYFEALLPTITNDSVWIFDDIHWSADMEEAWETIKNHPKVTVTIDTFQWGIVFFRAEQQKEHFVINPNKTISSHLFERIRF, from the coding sequence ATGCAACACATTATAAAAGCTTACATAAAATTCCTTTTACATTCCAAAAACGAACATGGAGTGCATTCGCCTTTTGTGTTTGATTTGGTTACCAAATGCTTTTATAACACTTCAGATTATCCAGAATACAAAGTTTTAAAAAACTATAGAAAATCACTTTTAAATAATAAAAACACGATTGAAGTTACCGATTTTGGAGCTGGTTCACGTGTTTTTAAATCCAACACAAGAGAAATTGCTAAAATTGCGCAAACCGCAGGAATTACTCCAAAAAATGCAGAGTTGCTTTTTAGAATTGTTCGTTACTTTCAACCAAAAAGCGTTTTAGAAATTGGAACTTCGTTAGGATTGGCAACTTCTGCCCTTTCATTAGGAACTGAAAAAGCAAAAATTATCACTTTGGAAGGTTGTCCAAATACGCAAAAGCAAGCACAAGTTCAATTACAATCCCAAAGTTTCGGGACAAATTCAAGTTTTCAAAATATTGAATTTGTCAATACTGAATTTTCAAGCTATTTCAAAACCCTTCACCTTTCACCCATTACCCATCACCTAATTTATTTCGATGGCAATCATTCTAAAAAAGCAACTTTAGATTATTTTGAAGCCTTACTTCCTACTATTACAAATGATTCTGTTTGGATTTTTGATGACATTCATTGGTCAGCTGATATGGAAGAAGCTTGGGAAACTATCAAAAACCATCCGAAAGTTACCGTTACCATTGATACTTTTCAGTGGGGAATAGTCTTTTTCAGAGCCGAACAACAAAAAGAACATTTTGTTATTAATCCGAATAAAACGATTAGTTCGCACTTGTTTGAAAGAATTCGTTTTTAG
- a CDS encoding YARHG domain-containing protein, which produces MKLFYQLLCILFLTISCKEAIKNEVKFKAEQTFEEIQFVEPKVNNSLVVNTKEDLLGYWVGDFKANLSDEELDSIYSNDNGLVNYLYRRITFSIDEIKGDSIIGHSISAGNISPFKGVLVENASNFEMKVNEFKKERTDGNFAIRIKKADSIMKGDWVAYHPQEVKISSRIFDLKKKLFVYDKDQKIEMTFFDTDKSKEFVYTTDTIDGKVEEYIDTEYFSTTDKLFEKNASSEELTAEFAANLTKADIFILRNSIFARHGFAFRDKQLRMYFEQFDWYMPVFGDVKDDLTEIERKNIELLLRYEQNAEEYYDTFGR; this is translated from the coding sequence ATGAAATTATTCTACCAATTGTTGTGTATCTTATTTTTGACAATTTCTTGTAAAGAAGCAATAAAAAATGAAGTGAAATTTAAAGCCGAACAAACTTTTGAAGAAATTCAATTTGTAGAACCAAAAGTTAATAATAGCTTGGTTGTAAATACAAAGGAAGACTTGTTAGGCTATTGGGTTGGCGATTTTAAAGCAAATTTATCTGATGAAGAGTTAGATTCAATTTATAGTAATGATAATGGATTAGTGAATTATTTATATAGAAGAATTACATTTTCAATAGATGAAATCAAAGGCGATTCTATAATTGGGCATTCTATTTCTGCCGGTAATATTAGTCCTTTTAAAGGAGTTTTAGTTGAAAATGCTTCGAATTTTGAAATGAAAGTTAATGAATTTAAAAAAGAAAGAACCGATGGTAATTTTGCAATCCGAATAAAGAAAGCCGATTCTATTATGAAAGGTGATTGGGTTGCTTACCATCCTCAAGAAGTGAAAATTTCATCTCGAATTTTTGACTTAAAGAAAAAGTTGTTTGTTTATGATAAAGATCAAAAAATTGAAATGACATTTTTTGATACAGACAAATCAAAAGAGTTTGTTTATACAACTGATACTATTGATGGAAAAGTTGAAGAATATATTGATACTGAATATTTTTCTACTACAGATAAACTTTTCGAAAAGAATGCTTCAAGCGAAGAATTAACTGCTGAATTTGCTGCTAATTTAACGAAAGCCGATATTTTTATTCTTAGAAATTCTATTTTTGCGCGTCACGGATTTGCTTTTCGCGATAAGCAATTGCGTATGTATTTCGAACAATTCGATTGGTATATGCCTGTTTTTGGCGATGTAAAAGATGATTTAACTGAAATAGAAAGGAAAAATATCGAATTACTACTTCGTTATGAGCAAAATGCTGAAGAATACTATGATACATTCGGAAGATAA
- a CDS encoding glycosyltransferase family 2 protein, giving the protein MQLSVIILNYNVRYFLEQCVLSVQKALENIEGEIIVIDNASSDDSCEMMKTKFPQIKLIENKDNLGFPKGNNIGVAEAKGEYICILNPDTVVAEDTFLKVIARYEAISSNTGIIGCKLIDGSGNFLPESKRGVPTPWVAFTKIFGLYKIFPKVNLFNKYYAQHITENESGNVDILVGAFMMMKRDLYLEVGGFDENCFMYSDDIDLSYLVLKTGKKNYYFHETSVIHYKGESTVRDGTYMKRFREAMQFFYKKHFKKSFVFDVMMQVGSFAFSLLKKNQQKNSVREIDTYFVFTKSNLELKLSKKATYLSDFNDFVNQPQKSIEIIFDTTTFSFTEIITFMQSNKSNNLSFKNYLASSEFIIGSNNSNDRGQIILL; this is encoded by the coding sequence ATGCAACTATCCGTAATCATTCTCAACTATAATGTGCGCTATTTTTTAGAGCAATGTGTACTTAGTGTTCAAAAAGCTTTAGAAAATATTGAAGGTGAAATTATTGTTATAGATAATGCTTCTTCTGATGATAGTTGCGAAATGATGAAAACCAAGTTTCCTCAAATAAAACTTATTGAAAATAAGGATAATTTAGGTTTTCCCAAAGGAAATAATATTGGAGTAGCTGAAGCAAAAGGCGAATACATTTGCATCTTAAATCCTGATACGGTTGTTGCAGAAGATACTTTTTTAAAAGTCATTGCGAGGTACGAAGCAATCTCTAGTAATACTGGCATCATCGGTTGTAAATTAATTGATGGCTCTGGAAATTTTCTTCCTGAGAGTAAACGAGGTGTTCCAACTCCTTGGGTGGCTTTTACAAAGATTTTTGGATTGTATAAAATCTTTCCCAAAGTGAATTTATTCAATAAGTATTATGCTCAGCACATCACTGAAAATGAATCTGGAAATGTTGATATTTTAGTTGGTGCTTTTATGATGATGAAGCGCGACTTATATCTTGAAGTTGGTGGTTTTGATGAAAACTGTTTTATGTATTCCGATGATATCGATTTGAGTTATTTGGTTTTAAAAACAGGAAAAAAGAATTATTATTTTCATGAAACTTCGGTAATTCATTATAAAGGAGAAAGTACTGTTCGAGATGGAACATATATGAAACGTTTTCGAGAAGCAATGCAATTTTTTTATAAGAAGCATTTTAAAAAATCTTTCGTTTTTGATGTAATGATGCAAGTTGGAAGTTTTGCTTTTAGCCTTTTGAAGAAAAATCAACAGAAGAATAGTGTTCGGGAAATAGATACGTATTTTGTGTTTACAAAGTCAAATTTAGAATTGAAATTATCTAAAAAAGCAACATATTTATCTGATTTTAATGATTTTGTAAATCAACCTCAAAAAAGTATTGAAATAATATTTGATACAACCACTTTTAGTTTTACTGAAATTATTACTTTTATGCAGTCAAACAAGAGTAATAATCTTAGTTTCAAGAATTATTTAGCTAGTTCGGAATTTATAATTGGAAGTAATAATTCTAATGATAGAGGACAAATTATTTTATTGTAA
- a CDS encoding 3'-5' exonuclease, whose amino-acid sequence MELKLTRPICFFDLETTGIDVARDRIVEISIYKVYPNGNKESKTWLVNPTIPIPPQTTAVHGITDEKVANEPTFKELASQVHNMIKDSDLAGFNSDRFDIPLLAEELLRAEVDFDMKNRVSVDVQTIFHKMEERTLSAAYKFYCGQSLENAHSAQADTMATYEILKAQLDRYENLENDMKSLSEFTTRKKSVDFAGFIALNNEGKEIFTFGKHKGALVDDVFEKEPGYFGWIQNADFPLYTKKVLTGIKLRKLNTK is encoded by the coding sequence ATGGAATTAAAATTAACACGCCCAATTTGTTTTTTTGACCTTGAAACTACTGGAATTGATGTAGCTAGAGATCGAATCGTAGAAATATCTATTTATAAAGTATATCCTAACGGAAATAAAGAAAGTAAAACTTGGTTAGTTAATCCTACAATTCCAATTCCGCCTCAAACAACTGCTGTTCATGGAATAACTGATGAAAAGGTTGCAAATGAACCTACGTTTAAAGAATTAGCATCACAAGTTCACAATATGATTAAAGATTCTGATTTGGCTGGATTCAATTCGGACAGATTTGATATTCCGTTGTTAGCAGAAGAATTATTACGTGCTGAGGTTGATTTTGATATGAAAAATAGAGTTTCTGTAGATGTGCAAACTATTTTTCATAAAATGGAAGAGCGTACTTTGAGTGCGGCATATAAATTTTATTGCGGACAAAGTTTGGAGAATGCGCATAGTGCACAGGCTGATACTATGGCTACTTATGAAATTTTAAAAGCACAATTGGATCGATATGAGAATTTAGAAAATGATATGAAATCGTTATCTGAATTTACAACAAGAAAAAAATCAGTTGATTTTGCAGGATTTATCGCTTTAAATAACGAAGGAAAAGAAATTTTTACCTTTGGTAAACATAAAGGAGCATTAGTTGATGATGTTTTTGAGAAAGAACCTGGTTATTTTGGATGGATTCAAAATGCAGATTTTCCGTTATACACTAAAAAAGTACTAACTGGAATTAAATTAAGAAAGTTAAACACAAAATAA
- a CDS encoding fumarylacetoacetate hydrolase family protein — MKIICIGRNYADHISELNNERPTEPVIFLKPDSSILPNKNPFVIPAFSNDIHHEVEILVKICKVGKHIDAKFAHKYYEEIGLGIDFTARDVQSKLKEKGLPWEKAKAFDHSAVIGHFTSKKNYSSLENINFELKSNGVTVQEGNTNLMLWKIDELIAYVSQYFTLKIGDIIFTGTPKGVARVTEGDVLEGFIEGKSMFKIQIR, encoded by the coding sequence ATGAAAATAATTTGTATTGGGCGTAATTACGCTGATCATATATCAGAACTTAATAACGAAAGACCAACTGAACCGGTTATTTTTTTAAAGCCAGATTCGTCGATTTTACCAAATAAAAATCCGTTTGTAATTCCAGCTTTTAGTAATGATATTCATCATGAAGTGGAGATTTTGGTTAAGATTTGTAAAGTAGGGAAGCATATTGATGCTAAGTTTGCTCATAAGTATTATGAAGAGATTGGCTTGGGTATCGATTTTACTGCTCGTGATGTTCAAAGTAAGCTGAAAGAGAAAGGTTTGCCTTGGGAAAAAGCAAAGGCATTTGACCATTCAGCGGTTATTGGACACTTTACATCGAAAAAAAATTATTCTTCATTAGAAAATATTAACTTTGAGTTAAAATCAAATGGCGTTACTGTTCAAGAAGGTAATACTAATTTAATGTTGTGGAAAATAGATGAGTTAATTGCTTATGTATCACAATATTTTACGTTAAAAATAGGTGACATTATTTTTACTGGAACGCCAAAAGGTGTTGCAAGAGTTACAGAAGGTGATGTTTTGGAAGGTTTTATAGAAGGGAAATCAATGTTTAAAATTCAAATCAGGTAG
- a CDS encoding ABC-F family ATP-binding cassette domain-containing protein, with amino-acid sequence MNYLSVENISKSYGERILFKDVSFGINKDQKIAFIAKNGSGKTTIMNMINGIDEPDTGQVVIRKDINMAFLSQNNNLQDELTIEENIFASDNEILKVIERYEKALENPKDVETYQRAFDDMDRHNAWDFETQFKQILYKLKLEDLKMKVKNMSGGQKKRLSLAIILISKPDLLILDEPTNHLDLEMIEWLEDYFAKENITLFMVTHDRFFLERVCNEIIELDNGKIYQYKGNYSYYLEKKEERIASENATIDKAQNLFVKELAWMRRQPKARTTKSKSRQDDFYKIKAVAESRRKENVVELEINMERMGSKIIEMVKVNKKFPDRTILNDFSYSFQRGERIGIIGKNGTGKSTFLNILTQTMQPDSGKVIIGDTIKIGYYTQSGINPKPGQKVIDIIKEYGEYIPLTKGKIISASQLLERFLFDAKKQYDFVEKLSGGELKRLYLCTVLIQNPNFLILDEPTNDLDIVTLNVLESFLLDYPGCLLVVSHDRYFMDKIVDHLFVFRGEGEIEDFPGNYSDFRAYEDSAEPKVLNSVSTEKTNWKEKQTTSTGLSFNEQKEFNKIEREIKDLEIQKKAIEQEFADGKVADEKIETKANELQKIIQTLEEKEERWFELSSKMD; translated from the coding sequence GTGAATTACCTTTCAGTAGAAAATATTTCAAAATCGTATGGCGAACGTATTCTTTTTAAAGACGTTTCGTTTGGAATTAATAAAGACCAAAAAATAGCATTTATTGCAAAAAATGGTTCGGGAAAAACCACCATCATGAACATGATTAATGGTATTGACGAACCCGATACTGGTCAGGTTGTGATAAGAAAAGATATTAATATGGCTTTTTTATCGCAAAACAATAATTTACAAGACGAATTAACTATTGAAGAAAATATTTTCGCTTCTGATAATGAAATTCTGAAAGTAATTGAACGCTACGAAAAAGCACTTGAAAACCCTAAAGACGTAGAAACTTATCAAAGAGCTTTTGACGATATGGACCGCCATAATGCTTGGGATTTTGAAACGCAATTCAAGCAAATTTTGTACAAACTGAAGTTGGAAGACTTGAAAATGAAAGTCAAAAACATGTCGGGTGGACAAAAAAAGCGTCTTTCGTTAGCCATAATCTTAATTAGTAAACCTGATTTATTGATTTTAGACGAGCCAACCAATCACTTGGATTTAGAGATGATTGAATGGTTAGAAGATTACTTTGCAAAAGAAAATATTACGCTATTCATGGTAACACACGACCGTTTCTTTTTAGAGCGTGTTTGTAACGAAATCATAGAATTAGACAACGGAAAAATATACCAATATAAAGGCAACTATTCGTATTATTTAGAAAAAAAAGAAGAACGAATTGCTTCTGAAAATGCAACCATCGATAAAGCGCAAAACTTATTTGTAAAAGAATTAGCTTGGATGCGTCGTCAACCAAAAGCTAGAACGACCAAATCGAAATCACGTCAAGATGATTTTTACAAAATCAAAGCGGTTGCTGAGAGTCGAAGAAAAGAAAATGTAGTGGAGCTCGAAATCAACATGGAACGCATGGGAAGCAAGATTATCGAAATGGTAAAAGTGAATAAAAAATTCCCTGACAGAACCATTTTAAATGACTTTTCTTACTCATTTCAACGTGGTGAGCGCATTGGAATAATTGGTAAAAACGGAACAGGAAAATCTACTTTCTTGAATATTTTAACGCAAACCATGCAGCCTGATTCGGGTAAAGTAATTATAGGTGATACAATTAAAATTGGGTATTATACACAAAGTGGAATCAACCCAAAACCAGGTCAAAAAGTAATCGACATCATTAAAGAATATGGCGAATATATTCCGTTAACGAAAGGAAAAATTATCTCGGCTTCACAATTATTGGAACGCTTTTTATTTGATGCAAAAAAGCAATACGATTTTGTTGAAAAATTAAGTGGTGGCGAATTAAAACGTTTGTATTTGTGTACAGTTTTAATTCAAAATCCGAATTTCTTGATTTTAGATGAGCCAACAAATGATTTGGATATTGTAACGCTGAACGTTTTAGAAAGTTTCCTTTTAGATTATCCTGGCTGTTTGTTAGTGGTGAGTCACGACAGGTATTTTATGGATAAAATTGTAGACCACTTATTTGTTTTTAGAGGCGAAGGCGAAATTGAAGATTTCCCAGGAAATTATTCTGATTTTAGAGCGTATGAAGATTCGGCGGAACCAAAAGTTTTAAATTCGGTAAGTACTGAAAAAACAAATTGGAAGGAAAAACAAACGACTTCAACTGGTTTGAGTTTTAATGAGCAAAAAGAATTCAATAAAATTGAAAGAGAAATCAAAGATTTAGAAATTCAAAAGAAAGCTATCGAACAAGAATTCGCGGACGGAAAAGTAGCTGATGAAAAAATAGAAACCAAAGCAAACGAATTACAAAAAATAATTCAGACCTTAGAAGAAAAAGAAGAGCGTTGGTTTGAGTTGAGTTCTAAAATGGATTAA
- a CDS encoding CinA family nicotinamide mononucleotide deamidase-related protein, which produces MKAAIVTIGDEILIGQVVDTNSSYIAKALDKIGIATHEMLSISDDKQHILDTLNALQNNVDVVIVTGGLGPTKDDITKKTFCEYFDDELIENETVLLHVKSIIEGIYKRPITQINRDQALVPTKAKVLFNQVGTAPGMWMEKENTVFISLPGVPYEMKCLVDNEVIPNLVQKFKRPYIVHQTIMTYGRGESMLAEQIENWEDNLPDFIKLAYLPSPGKVRLRLTARGDNEEVLKNEIARQVEKLDLLIHDVIVGYNEDEPIEVVLGRLLAEKGLTIATAESCTGGKIASTLSAVSGASKYFKGSVVSYATQVKNEVLEIPNLLIEKNGVVSAEVAEAMVTSVQKIMASDFAIATTGNAGPTKGDEDAELGTVFIGIATPNEVFVEEFNFGQPREKVIDRAVSKALELIYKEILKK; this is translated from the coding sequence ATGAAAGCTGCTATAGTTACTATTGGAGATGAAATTCTTATTGGTCAAGTTGTTGATACAAACTCGTCTTATATTGCCAAAGCTTTAGATAAAATAGGAATTGCAACACATGAAATGTTGTCAATTTCGGATGACAAACAACATATTTTAGATACATTAAATGCACTTCAAAACAATGTTGATGTTGTTATCGTGACTGGTGGTTTGGGTCCAACTAAAGACGATATTACTAAGAAAACATTTTGCGAATATTTTGATGATGAATTGATAGAGAATGAAACAGTTTTGTTGCATGTAAAATCAATCATTGAAGGCATTTATAAAAGACCAATAACTCAAATTAATAGAGATCAAGCATTAGTACCTACTAAAGCAAAAGTACTTTTTAATCAAGTGGGAACTGCTCCAGGAATGTGGATGGAAAAAGAAAACACGGTTTTTATTTCTTTGCCAGGTGTTCCTTATGAGATGAAATGTTTGGTTGATAATGAGGTGATTCCAAATTTAGTTCAAAAATTCAAGCGACCATATATTGTTCATCAAACCATAATGACTTATGGAAGAGGTGAAAGTATGTTGGCGGAACAAATAGAGAATTGGGAAGATAATTTACCCGATTTTATAAAATTGGCTTATTTGCCTAGTCCTGGAAAAGTACGATTGCGATTAACAGCTAGAGGTGATAATGAAGAGGTTTTAAAAAATGAAATCGCACGTCAAGTTGAGAAGTTAGATTTGTTAATTCATGATGTAATTGTGGGTTATAATGAAGATGAACCAATTGAAGTAGTTTTAGGTAGATTGTTAGCCGAAAAAGGATTGACAATTGCTACTGCTGAAAGTTGTACAGGTGGAAAAATAGCGTCAACTTTGTCTGCTGTTTCAGGTGCATCTAAGTATTTTAAAGGAAGTGTTGTTAGTTATGCAACTCAGGTGAAAAATGAAGTGTTAGAAATACCAAATCTATTGATTGAAAAGAATGGTGTTGTAAGCGCAGAAGTTGCAGAAGCTATGGTTACATCTGTTCAAAAAATAATGGCTTCCGATTTTGCAATTGCAACAACAGGAAATGCGGGTCCAACAAAAGGCGATGAAGATGCGGAATTAGGAACAGTTTTTATTGGAATCGCAACTCCAAATGAGGTTTTTGTAGAAGAATTTAATTTTGGTCAACCACGTGAAAAGGTTATAGATAGAGCCGTTAGTAAAGCGTTGGAATTGATTTATAAAGAAATTTTAAAAAAATAA
- a CDS encoding ABC transporter ATP-binding protein yields the protein MANPLIQISNIKRDFPLGNEIVYVLKGINLEINKGEYVALMGPSGSGKSTLMNILGCLDTPTSGTYVLNGKHVSEMQDDELAGIRNKEIGFVFQTFNLMPRTTALDNVALPMVYAGHSKSERVERATEVLTQVGLQDRMDHKPNQLSGGQRQRVAVARALVNKPSIILADEPTGNLDSKTSVEIMNLFNEIHANGNTVILVTHEEDIAAHAHRIIRLRDGLIESDSQNPAFKK from the coding sequence ATGGCAAATCCGCTAATTCAAATTTCAAATATCAAAAGAGATTTCCCTTTAGGAAACGAAATTGTTTACGTTTTAAAAGGCATCAATTTAGAAATTAATAAAGGAGAATATGTTGCTTTAATGGGGCCATCAGGTTCAGGAAAATCAACTTTAATGAATATTTTAGGCTGTTTAGATACGCCTACTTCTGGAACTTATGTTTTGAACGGAAAACATGTAAGTGAAATGCAAGACGATGAATTGGCAGGAATTCGTAATAAAGAAATTGGATTCGTTTTTCAAACGTTCAACTTAATGCCAAGAACAACGGCTTTGGATAATGTGGCTTTACCAATGGTATACGCGGGTCATTCTAAATCGGAACGAGTTGAAAGAGCTACCGAAGTATTGACACAAGTGGGACTTCAAGACCGTATGGATCACAAACCGAATCAATTATCCGGTGGTCAACGTCAGCGTGTAGCAGTTGCAAGAGCTTTGGTCAACAAACCATCTATCATTTTAGCCGATGAGCCTACAGGAAACTTAGACAGTAAAACTTCTGTGGAAATCATGAATTTATTTAACGAAATTCACGCTAACGGAAATACGGTAATCTTGGTAACACACGAAGAAGATATTGCGGCTCACGCACACAGAATTATCCGATTACGAGATGGACTTATTGAAAGCGATTCACAAAATCCTGCTTTTAAGAAATAA
- a CDS encoding histidine kinase, producing the protein MALQYNLAKVYEISENDIEFALQIVTLFLEEVPAEIKSIKVTIEEKDYTRTYSSCHKIKPTLDLLGMDLAYEENLQIMTWAKAEGKRKEIKEVFKSLKARIDLAVKEIKKDFKL; encoded by the coding sequence ATGGCTTTACAATATAATTTAGCAAAGGTTTATGAAATTTCTGAAAACGATATTGAGTTTGCATTGCAAATAGTAACCTTATTTCTTGAGGAAGTTCCAGCTGAAATAAAATCAATAAAAGTCACAATCGAAGAAAAAGATTATACAAGAACCTATTCTTCATGTCATAAAATAAAACCAACTTTAGATTTATTAGGGATGGATTTAGCTTATGAAGAAAACCTTCAAATTATGACTTGGGCTAAAGCGGAAGGCAAAAGAAAAGAAATCAAAGAAGTTTTCAAATCTTTAAAAGCCAGAATAGATTTAGCTGTAAAAGAAATTAAAAAAGATTTCAAGTTATAA
- a CDS encoding dihydrolipoamide acetyltransferase family protein, which translates to MAKFELKLPKMGESVAEATVTNWLKKVGDKIEMDEAVLEIATDKVDSEVPSEVAGTLVEILFNTDDVVQVGQTIAIIETESGAEVATSEVKVEAPVAVAEVAKAVEVAKETVAPADFSASDKFFSPLVKNIAKEEGISLAELESISGSGKDGRVNKEDLLNYIKNRGSQPVAQPVTSAPKVEAPAVASQPSTQAVPVSVNGGDEIVEMDRMRKLISKYMVESVQTSAHVQSFIEVDVTNIVKWRDKVKNAFEKREGEKLTFTPIFMEAVAKALKDFPGMNISVDGEYIIKRKNINLGMAAALPNGNLIVPVIKNADQLNLVGMAKAVNDLGNRAKAGKLKPDDTQGGTYTVTNVGTFGSVFGTPIINQPQVGILALGAIRKVPAVIETPEGDFIGIRQKMFLSHSYDHRVVDGALGGSFVKRVADYLEAWDINRDI; encoded by the coding sequence ATGGCAAAGTTTGAATTGAAATTACCTAAAATGGGTGAAAGTGTTGCAGAAGCAACAGTTACTAACTGGTTAAAAAAAGTTGGTGATAAAATTGAAATGGATGAAGCAGTACTTGAAATTGCTACTGATAAAGTAGATAGCGAAGTGCCTTCTGAAGTAGCAGGAACACTTGTCGAGATTCTTTTTAATACCGATGATGTTGTTCAGGTAGGTCAAACAATTGCAATTATTGAAACAGAAAGTGGAGCTGAGGTGGCTACTTCTGAAGTAAAAGTAGAAGCGCCAGTTGCTGTTGCTGAAGTTGCAAAAGCAGTTGAAGTTGCAAAAGAAACTGTTGCGCCAGCCGATTTTTCAGCTTCAGATAAATTCTTTTCACCATTAGTAAAAAACATTGCTAAAGAAGAAGGAATTTCATTGGCGGAATTAGAATCAATTTCAGGTTCTGGTAAAGATGGTCGTGTAAACAAAGAAGATTTATTAAATTATATCAAAAATAGAGGAAGTCAACCAGTTGCTCAACCAGTAACTAGTGCTCCAAAAGTAGAAGCTCCAGCTGTTGCTTCTCAACCTTCAACTCAAGCGGTTCCAGTTTCTGTGAATGGTGGAGATGAAATCGTTGAGATGGACAGAATGCGTAAACTGATTTCTAAATATATGGTAGAATCAGTTCAAACTTCAGCTCACGTTCAATCGTTTATTGAGGTTGATGTTACGAATATCGTAAAATGGAGAGATAAAGTTAAGAATGCTTTTGAAAAGAGAGAAGGTGAGAAATTAACTTTTACACCAATTTTCATGGAAGCAGTTGCGAAAGCTTTGAAAGATTTCCCAGGAATGAATATTTCAGTTGATGGAGAATACATCATTAAACGTAAAAATATCAACTTAGGAATGGCAGCAGCTTTACCAAACGGAAACTTAATTGTTCCTGTAATTAAAAATGCAGATCAATTAAACTTAGTGGGTATGGCAAAAGCAGTTAACGATTTAGGAAACCGTGCAAAAGCTGGTAAATTAAAACCAGACGATACTCAAGGTGGAACTTATACAGTTACAAATGTTGGAACTTTTGGTTCTGTTTTTGGAACGCCAATCATTAACCAGCCACAAGTAGGTATATTAGCTTTAGGCGCTATTAGAAAAGTGCCTGCGGTTATCGAAACTCCAGAAGGTGACTTCATCGGAATCCGTCAAAAAATGTTCTTATCGCACTCATACGATCATAGAGTTGTTGATGGAGCTTTAGGAGGAAGTTTTGTAAAACGTGTTGCAGATTACTTAGAAGCTTGGGATATCAATAGAGATATATAA